One window from the genome of Ailuropoda melanoleuca isolate Jingjing chromosome 5, ASM200744v2, whole genome shotgun sequence encodes:
- the PLA2G4F gene encoding cytosolic phospholipase A2 zeta isoform X1 — MHRVLGPRWPAGKGLPLLGAVLLHKREKRGLQWRQLWRETHPYYDLQVKVLRARNIQGTDLLSKADCYVQLCLPTASSRPTRTRMVANCSDPKWDETFHYQIHGAVKNVLELTLYDKDVLDSDQLSLLLFDLRSLQPGQPYRHTFLLNHQDSQELQVEFFLEHSQVPASEVITNGVLVAHPCLRIQGTLGEDGTAPPREYGSRHIRLTVPGAYEKPQLLPLQPRKEGGLPATFTFHVNPVISSRLDVELGEKLTVLQSGPSAELETQTSKLGEGGILLSSLVLGQEKQRFVALGEDQEVVLSMKAEMSSGDLDLRLGFGLCEGEQEFLDKRKQIVSKALQQVLGLSQAPDSGQVPVVAVLGSGGGTRAMSSLYGSLAGLQELGLLDTVTYLSGVSGSTWCISTLYQDPAWSQVALQGPIERAQARVCSSKMGAMSPERLQYYTQELGSLEGSGHSVSLIDLWGLLIEYFLYQEENPARLSDQQEAVSQGQNPYPIYASINVRTNISGEDFAEWCEFTPHEVGFPKYGAYVPTELFGSEFFMGHLLQPRPEPRICYLQGMWGSAFAASVDEIFLKTAGSGLSFLDGHRGKVNITDDCQKLQLHDPTRLRTRLFTPQGPFSQAVLDIFTSRFTSAENFNFTRGLCLHKDYVAGREFVAWKATHPDAFPNQLTPMRDCLCLVDGGFAINSPFPLNLLPQRAVDLILSFDYSLEAPFEVLQMTEKYCLDRGIPFPRIEVLPEDLEEPRECYLFTEAEDPRSPIVLHFPLVNRTFRTHLAPGVERQTPEEKARGDFAVNGSDTPYGMMNFTYEPEEFERLVALSRYNVLNNAETMRQALRLALEQRQAGDRAGG, encoded by the exons ATGCACCGGGTGCTTGGGCCAAGGTGGCCGGCAGGCAAGGGGCTGCCCCTCCTGGGGGCAGTGCTGCTGcacaagagagagaagaggggactTCAGTGGAGGCAATTGTGG CGGGAAACCCACCCATACTATGACCTCCAGGTGAAGGTGCTGAGGGCCAGAAATATCCAGGGCACAGATCTGC TGTCCAAAGCCGATTGCTACGTGCAACTGTGCCTGCCCACTGCATCCTCCAGACCAACCCGGACAAGGATGGTGGCCAACTGCAGTGACCCCAAGTGGGATGAGACCTTCCACTACCAGATCCACGGTGCTGTGAAA AATGTTCTGGAGCTCACCCTCTATGATAAGGATGTCCTGGACAGTGACCAGCTCTCCCTGCTACTGTTTGACCTGAGGAGCCTCCAGCCTGGCCAACCCTACAGACATACCTTCCTACTCAACCACCAG GATTCCCAAGAGCTGCAGGTGGAATTTTTTCTGGAGCACAG CCAGGTGCCTGCATCTGAAGTCATCACCAACGGGGTCCTGGTG GCTCACCCCTGTCTGAGAATCCAGGGTACCCTCGGGGAAGATGGCACAGCCCCACCTCGAGAGTATG GCTCTAGGCATATTCGGCTGACAGTGCCTGGGGCCTACGAGAAGCCACAGCTCTTGCCCCTGCAACCCCGCAAAGAGGGAGGCCTCCCAGCCACCTTCACCTTTCACGTGAATCCAGTGATCAGCTCCAGGCTGGATGTGGAGCTGGGGGAGAAGCTCACAGTCCTGCAG AGTGGCCCAAGTGCTGAACTGGAGACCCAGACCAGCAAGCTGGGCGAGGGGGGCATCCTGCTCTCTTCTTTGGTCTTAGGCCAGGAGAAACAGCGTTTCGTGGCCCTGGGGGAG GACCAGGAGGTGGTTCTGAGTATGAAGGCAGAAATGAG CTCTGGAGACCTTGACCTGCGCCTTGGCTTTGGCTTGTGTGAAGGGGAACAGGAGTTTCTGGACAAGAGGAAGCAGATCGTGTCTAAGGCCCTGCAGcaggtgctgggattgagccaggCTCCTGACAGTGGCCAG GTGCCTGTGGTGGCTGTGCTGGGTTCCGGAGGTGGAACCCGAGCCATGTCTTCACTGTACGGCAGCCTGGCAGGGCTGCAGGAACTCGGCCTCCTGGACACTGTGACCTACCTGAGCGGGGTCTCTGGGTCTACCTG GTGCATCTCCACCCTCTACCAGGACCCAGCCTGGTCCCAGGTGGCCTTGCAGGGCCCCATTGAGCGTGCCCAGGCTCGGGTCTGCAGCAGTAAGATGGGGGCAATGTCCCCGGAGCGCCTGCAGTACTACACCCAGGAACTGGGGAGCCTGGAAGGCAGCGGCCACAGTGTTTCTCTCATCGACCTCTGGGGTCTCCTCATTGAATATTTCCTCTACCAGGAG gaAAACCCCGCCAGGCTGTCTGACCAGCAGGAGGCTGTCAGCCAGGGCCAGAACCCTTACCCGATCTACGCCAGCATCAATGTCCGTACCAACATCAGCGGGGAGGACTTTGCAG AGTGGTGCGAGTTCACCCCCCATGAGGTCGGTTTCCCCAAGTATGGGGCTTATGTCCCAACTGAGCTCTTTGGCTCTGAGTTCTTCATGGGGCATCTGCTGCAGCCCCGGCCCGAGCCCCGGATCTGCTACCTGCAGG GTATGTGGGGAAGTGCCTTTGCAGCCAGCGTGGATGAGATCTTCCTGAAGACTGCTGGCTCGGGCCTCAGCTTCCTAGACGGGCACAGAGGGAAGGTAAACATCACAG ATGACTGCCAGAAGCTCCAGCTGCATGACCCCACACGTCTGCGAACCAGGCTCTTCACCCCCCAGGGCCCCTTCTCCCAGGCTGTGCTGGACATATTCACCTCCCGCTTTACCTCCGCAGAGAACTTTAATTTCACCAGGGGCCTCTGCCTACACAAAGACTATGTAGCTGGCCGGGAGTTCGTGGCCTGGAAAG CTACGCACCCTGACGCCTTCCCCAACCAGCTCACTCCCATGCGGGACTGCCTGTGCCTGGTGGATGGGGGCTTTGCCATCAACTCTCCGTTCCCCCTGAACCTGCTGCCCCAGAGAGCGGTGGACCTCATTCTGTCCTTTGACTACTCCCTGGAGGCCCCTTTTGAG gTCTTACAGATGACAGAGAAGTACTGCCTGGACCGAGGCATCCCCTTCCCAAGGATTGAGGTGCTCCCTGAGGACTTGGAGGAGCCCCGTGAGTGCTACCTGTTCACCGAGGCCGAGGACCCCCGCTCACCCATTGTGCTGCACTTCCCCCTTGTCAACCGTACCTTCCGCACACACCTGGCACCAG GTGTGGAGCGACAAACACCTGAGGAGAAGGCCCGTGGGGACTTTGCCGTCAACGGGTCAGACACGCCCTATGGCATGATGAACTTCACCTATGAACCTGAGGAGTTTGAGCGGCTGGTGGCTCTGAGTCGCTACAATGTTCTGAACAACGCAGAGACCATGAGGCAGGCCCTCCGGCTGGCTCTGGAGCAGCGGCAGGCTGGGGACAGGGCCGGAGGCTGA
- the PLA2G4F gene encoding cytosolic phospholipase A2 zeta isoform X3, with product MVANCSDPKWDETFHYQIHGAVKNVLELTLYDKDVLDSDQLSLLLFDLRSLQPGQPYRHTFLLNHQDSQELQVEFFLEHSQVPASEVITNGVLVAHPCLRIQGTLGEDGTAPPREYGSRHIRLTVPGAYEKPQLLPLQPRKEGGLPATFTFHVNPVISSRLDVELGEKLTVLQSGPSAELETQTSKLGEGGILLSSLVLGQEKQRFVALGEDQEVVLSMKAEMSSGDLDLRLGFGLCEGEQEFLDKRKQIVSKALQQVLGLSQAPDSGQVPVVAVLGSGGGTRAMSSLYGSLAGLQELGLLDTVTYLSGVSGSTWCISTLYQDPAWSQVALQGPIERAQARVCSSKMGAMSPERLQYYTQELGSLEGSGHSVSLIDLWGLLIEYFLYQEENPARLSDQQEAVSQGQNPYPIYASINVRTNISGEDFAEWCEFTPHEVGFPKYGAYVPTELFGSEFFMGHLLQPRPEPRICYLQGMWGSAFAASVDEIFLKTAGSGLSFLDGHRGKVNITDDCQKLQLHDPTRLRTRLFTPQGPFSQAVLDIFTSRFTSAENFNFTRGLCLHKDYVAGREFVAWKATHPDAFPNQLTPMRDCLCLVDGGFAINSPFPLNLLPQRAVDLILSFDYSLEAPFEVLQMTEKYCLDRGIPFPRIEVLPEDLEEPRECYLFTEAEDPRSPIVLHFPLVNRTFRTHLAPGVERQTPEEKARGDFAVNGSDTPYGMMNFTYEPEEFERLVALSRYNVLNNAETMRQALRLALEQRQAGDRAGG from the exons ATGGTGGCCAACTGCAGTGACCCCAAGTGGGATGAGACCTTCCACTACCAGATCCACGGTGCTGTGAAA AATGTTCTGGAGCTCACCCTCTATGATAAGGATGTCCTGGACAGTGACCAGCTCTCCCTGCTACTGTTTGACCTGAGGAGCCTCCAGCCTGGCCAACCCTACAGACATACCTTCCTACTCAACCACCAG GATTCCCAAGAGCTGCAGGTGGAATTTTTTCTGGAGCACAG CCAGGTGCCTGCATCTGAAGTCATCACCAACGGGGTCCTGGTG GCTCACCCCTGTCTGAGAATCCAGGGTACCCTCGGGGAAGATGGCACAGCCCCACCTCGAGAGTATG GCTCTAGGCATATTCGGCTGACAGTGCCTGGGGCCTACGAGAAGCCACAGCTCTTGCCCCTGCAACCCCGCAAAGAGGGAGGCCTCCCAGCCACCTTCACCTTTCACGTGAATCCAGTGATCAGCTCCAGGCTGGATGTGGAGCTGGGGGAGAAGCTCACAGTCCTGCAG AGTGGCCCAAGTGCTGAACTGGAGACCCAGACCAGCAAGCTGGGCGAGGGGGGCATCCTGCTCTCTTCTTTGGTCTTAGGCCAGGAGAAACAGCGTTTCGTGGCCCTGGGGGAG GACCAGGAGGTGGTTCTGAGTATGAAGGCAGAAATGAG CTCTGGAGACCTTGACCTGCGCCTTGGCTTTGGCTTGTGTGAAGGGGAACAGGAGTTTCTGGACAAGAGGAAGCAGATCGTGTCTAAGGCCCTGCAGcaggtgctgggattgagccaggCTCCTGACAGTGGCCAG GTGCCTGTGGTGGCTGTGCTGGGTTCCGGAGGTGGAACCCGAGCCATGTCTTCACTGTACGGCAGCCTGGCAGGGCTGCAGGAACTCGGCCTCCTGGACACTGTGACCTACCTGAGCGGGGTCTCTGGGTCTACCTG GTGCATCTCCACCCTCTACCAGGACCCAGCCTGGTCCCAGGTGGCCTTGCAGGGCCCCATTGAGCGTGCCCAGGCTCGGGTCTGCAGCAGTAAGATGGGGGCAATGTCCCCGGAGCGCCTGCAGTACTACACCCAGGAACTGGGGAGCCTGGAAGGCAGCGGCCACAGTGTTTCTCTCATCGACCTCTGGGGTCTCCTCATTGAATATTTCCTCTACCAGGAG gaAAACCCCGCCAGGCTGTCTGACCAGCAGGAGGCTGTCAGCCAGGGCCAGAACCCTTACCCGATCTACGCCAGCATCAATGTCCGTACCAACATCAGCGGGGAGGACTTTGCAG AGTGGTGCGAGTTCACCCCCCATGAGGTCGGTTTCCCCAAGTATGGGGCTTATGTCCCAACTGAGCTCTTTGGCTCTGAGTTCTTCATGGGGCATCTGCTGCAGCCCCGGCCCGAGCCCCGGATCTGCTACCTGCAGG GTATGTGGGGAAGTGCCTTTGCAGCCAGCGTGGATGAGATCTTCCTGAAGACTGCTGGCTCGGGCCTCAGCTTCCTAGACGGGCACAGAGGGAAGGTAAACATCACAG ATGACTGCCAGAAGCTCCAGCTGCATGACCCCACACGTCTGCGAACCAGGCTCTTCACCCCCCAGGGCCCCTTCTCCCAGGCTGTGCTGGACATATTCACCTCCCGCTTTACCTCCGCAGAGAACTTTAATTTCACCAGGGGCCTCTGCCTACACAAAGACTATGTAGCTGGCCGGGAGTTCGTGGCCTGGAAAG CTACGCACCCTGACGCCTTCCCCAACCAGCTCACTCCCATGCGGGACTGCCTGTGCCTGGTGGATGGGGGCTTTGCCATCAACTCTCCGTTCCCCCTGAACCTGCTGCCCCAGAGAGCGGTGGACCTCATTCTGTCCTTTGACTACTCCCTGGAGGCCCCTTTTGAG gTCTTACAGATGACAGAGAAGTACTGCCTGGACCGAGGCATCCCCTTCCCAAGGATTGAGGTGCTCCCTGAGGACTTGGAGGAGCCCCGTGAGTGCTACCTGTTCACCGAGGCCGAGGACCCCCGCTCACCCATTGTGCTGCACTTCCCCCTTGTCAACCGTACCTTCCGCACACACCTGGCACCAG GTGTGGAGCGACAAACACCTGAGGAGAAGGCCCGTGGGGACTTTGCCGTCAACGGGTCAGACACGCCCTATGGCATGATGAACTTCACCTATGAACCTGAGGAGTTTGAGCGGCTGGTGGCTCTGAGTCGCTACAATGTTCTGAACAACGCAGAGACCATGAGGCAGGCCCTCCGGCTGGCTCTGGAGCAGCGGCAGGCTGGGGACAGGGCCGGAGGCTGA
- the PLA2G4F gene encoding cytosolic phospholipase A2 zeta isoform X2, giving the protein MHTSRKRAPDKSHTASGGREFPQDMDGSCSPLVARPSRETHPYYDLQVKVLRARNIQGTDLLSKADCYVQLCLPTASSRPTRTRMVANCSDPKWDETFHYQIHGAVKNVLELTLYDKDVLDSDQLSLLLFDLRSLQPGQPYRHTFLLNHQDSQELQVEFFLEHSQVPASEVITNGVLVAHPCLRIQGTLGEDGTAPPREYGSRHIRLTVPGAYEKPQLLPLQPRKEGGLPATFTFHVNPVISSRLDVELGEKLTVLQSGPSAELETQTSKLGEGGILLSSLVLGQEKQRFVALGEDQEVVLSMKAEMSSGDLDLRLGFGLCEGEQEFLDKRKQIVSKALQQVLGLSQAPDSGQVPVVAVLGSGGGTRAMSSLYGSLAGLQELGLLDTVTYLSGVSGSTWCISTLYQDPAWSQVALQGPIERAQARVCSSKMGAMSPERLQYYTQELGSLEGSGHSVSLIDLWGLLIEYFLYQEENPARLSDQQEAVSQGQNPYPIYASINVRTNISGEDFAEWCEFTPHEVGFPKYGAYVPTELFGSEFFMGHLLQPRPEPRICYLQGMWGSAFAASVDEIFLKTAGSGLSFLDGHRGKVNITDDCQKLQLHDPTRLRTRLFTPQGPFSQAVLDIFTSRFTSAENFNFTRGLCLHKDYVAGREFVAWKATHPDAFPNQLTPMRDCLCLVDGGFAINSPFPLNLLPQRAVDLILSFDYSLEAPFEVLQMTEKYCLDRGIPFPRIEVLPEDLEEPRECYLFTEAEDPRSPIVLHFPLVNRTFRTHLAPGVERQTPEEKARGDFAVNGSDTPYGMMNFTYEPEEFERLVALSRYNVLNNAETMRQALRLALEQRQAGDRAGG; this is encoded by the exons ATGCACACATCCAGGAAGAGGGCCCCGGACAAAAGCCACACAGCATCAGGAGGCCGTGAATTTCCTCAGGATATGGATGGATCCTGCTCACCTTTGGTTGCAAGGCCTAGT CGGGAAACCCACCCATACTATGACCTCCAGGTGAAGGTGCTGAGGGCCAGAAATATCCAGGGCACAGATCTGC TGTCCAAAGCCGATTGCTACGTGCAACTGTGCCTGCCCACTGCATCCTCCAGACCAACCCGGACAAGGATGGTGGCCAACTGCAGTGACCCCAAGTGGGATGAGACCTTCCACTACCAGATCCACGGTGCTGTGAAA AATGTTCTGGAGCTCACCCTCTATGATAAGGATGTCCTGGACAGTGACCAGCTCTCCCTGCTACTGTTTGACCTGAGGAGCCTCCAGCCTGGCCAACCCTACAGACATACCTTCCTACTCAACCACCAG GATTCCCAAGAGCTGCAGGTGGAATTTTTTCTGGAGCACAG CCAGGTGCCTGCATCTGAAGTCATCACCAACGGGGTCCTGGTG GCTCACCCCTGTCTGAGAATCCAGGGTACCCTCGGGGAAGATGGCACAGCCCCACCTCGAGAGTATG GCTCTAGGCATATTCGGCTGACAGTGCCTGGGGCCTACGAGAAGCCACAGCTCTTGCCCCTGCAACCCCGCAAAGAGGGAGGCCTCCCAGCCACCTTCACCTTTCACGTGAATCCAGTGATCAGCTCCAGGCTGGATGTGGAGCTGGGGGAGAAGCTCACAGTCCTGCAG AGTGGCCCAAGTGCTGAACTGGAGACCCAGACCAGCAAGCTGGGCGAGGGGGGCATCCTGCTCTCTTCTTTGGTCTTAGGCCAGGAGAAACAGCGTTTCGTGGCCCTGGGGGAG GACCAGGAGGTGGTTCTGAGTATGAAGGCAGAAATGAG CTCTGGAGACCTTGACCTGCGCCTTGGCTTTGGCTTGTGTGAAGGGGAACAGGAGTTTCTGGACAAGAGGAAGCAGATCGTGTCTAAGGCCCTGCAGcaggtgctgggattgagccaggCTCCTGACAGTGGCCAG GTGCCTGTGGTGGCTGTGCTGGGTTCCGGAGGTGGAACCCGAGCCATGTCTTCACTGTACGGCAGCCTGGCAGGGCTGCAGGAACTCGGCCTCCTGGACACTGTGACCTACCTGAGCGGGGTCTCTGGGTCTACCTG GTGCATCTCCACCCTCTACCAGGACCCAGCCTGGTCCCAGGTGGCCTTGCAGGGCCCCATTGAGCGTGCCCAGGCTCGGGTCTGCAGCAGTAAGATGGGGGCAATGTCCCCGGAGCGCCTGCAGTACTACACCCAGGAACTGGGGAGCCTGGAAGGCAGCGGCCACAGTGTTTCTCTCATCGACCTCTGGGGTCTCCTCATTGAATATTTCCTCTACCAGGAG gaAAACCCCGCCAGGCTGTCTGACCAGCAGGAGGCTGTCAGCCAGGGCCAGAACCCTTACCCGATCTACGCCAGCATCAATGTCCGTACCAACATCAGCGGGGAGGACTTTGCAG AGTGGTGCGAGTTCACCCCCCATGAGGTCGGTTTCCCCAAGTATGGGGCTTATGTCCCAACTGAGCTCTTTGGCTCTGAGTTCTTCATGGGGCATCTGCTGCAGCCCCGGCCCGAGCCCCGGATCTGCTACCTGCAGG GTATGTGGGGAAGTGCCTTTGCAGCCAGCGTGGATGAGATCTTCCTGAAGACTGCTGGCTCGGGCCTCAGCTTCCTAGACGGGCACAGAGGGAAGGTAAACATCACAG ATGACTGCCAGAAGCTCCAGCTGCATGACCCCACACGTCTGCGAACCAGGCTCTTCACCCCCCAGGGCCCCTTCTCCCAGGCTGTGCTGGACATATTCACCTCCCGCTTTACCTCCGCAGAGAACTTTAATTTCACCAGGGGCCTCTGCCTACACAAAGACTATGTAGCTGGCCGGGAGTTCGTGGCCTGGAAAG CTACGCACCCTGACGCCTTCCCCAACCAGCTCACTCCCATGCGGGACTGCCTGTGCCTGGTGGATGGGGGCTTTGCCATCAACTCTCCGTTCCCCCTGAACCTGCTGCCCCAGAGAGCGGTGGACCTCATTCTGTCCTTTGACTACTCCCTGGAGGCCCCTTTTGAG gTCTTACAGATGACAGAGAAGTACTGCCTGGACCGAGGCATCCCCTTCCCAAGGATTGAGGTGCTCCCTGAGGACTTGGAGGAGCCCCGTGAGTGCTACCTGTTCACCGAGGCCGAGGACCCCCGCTCACCCATTGTGCTGCACTTCCCCCTTGTCAACCGTACCTTCCGCACACACCTGGCACCAG GTGTGGAGCGACAAACACCTGAGGAGAAGGCCCGTGGGGACTTTGCCGTCAACGGGTCAGACACGCCCTATGGCATGATGAACTTCACCTATGAACCTGAGGAGTTTGAGCGGCTGGTGGCTCTGAGTCGCTACAATGTTCTGAACAACGCAGAGACCATGAGGCAGGCCCTCCGGCTGGCTCTGGAGCAGCGGCAGGCTGGGGACAGGGCCGGAGGCTGA
- the PLA2G4F gene encoding cytosolic phospholipase A2 zeta isoform X4 yields the protein MHRVLGPRWPAGKGLPLLGAVLLHKREKRGLQWRQLWRETHPYYDLQVKVLRARNIQGTDLLSKADCYVQLCLPTASSRPTRTRMVANCSDPKWDETFHYQIHGAVKNVLELTLYDKDVLDSDQLSLLLFDLRSLQPGQPYRHTFLLNHQDSQELQVEFFLEHSQVPASEVITNGVLVAHPCLRIQGTLGEDGTAPPREYGSRHIRLTVPGAYEKPQLLPLQPRKEGGLPATFTFHVNPVISSRLDVELGEKLTVLQSGPSAELETQTSKLGEGGILLSSLVLGQEKQRFVALGEDQEVVLSMKAEMRCISTLYQDPAWSQVALQGPIERAQARVCSSKMGAMSPERLQYYTQELGSLEGSGHSVSLIDLWGLLIEYFLYQEENPARLSDQQEAVSQGQNPYPIYASINVRTNISGEDFAEWCEFTPHEVGFPKYGAYVPTELFGSEFFMGHLLQPRPEPRICYLQGMWGSAFAASVDEIFLKTAGSGLSFLDGHRGKVNITDDCQKLQLHDPTRLRTRLFTPQGPFSQAVLDIFTSRFTSAENFNFTRGLCLHKDYVAGREFVAWKATHPDAFPNQLTPMRDCLCLVDGGFAINSPFPLNLLPQRAVDLILSFDYSLEAPFEVLQMTEKYCLDRGIPFPRIEVLPEDLEEPRECYLFTEAEDPRSPIVLHFPLVNRTFRTHLAPGVERQTPEEKARGDFAVNGSDTPYGMMNFTYEPEEFERLVALSRYNVLNNAETMRQALRLALEQRQAGDRAGG from the exons ATGCACCGGGTGCTTGGGCCAAGGTGGCCGGCAGGCAAGGGGCTGCCCCTCCTGGGGGCAGTGCTGCTGcacaagagagagaagaggggactTCAGTGGAGGCAATTGTGG CGGGAAACCCACCCATACTATGACCTCCAGGTGAAGGTGCTGAGGGCCAGAAATATCCAGGGCACAGATCTGC TGTCCAAAGCCGATTGCTACGTGCAACTGTGCCTGCCCACTGCATCCTCCAGACCAACCCGGACAAGGATGGTGGCCAACTGCAGTGACCCCAAGTGGGATGAGACCTTCCACTACCAGATCCACGGTGCTGTGAAA AATGTTCTGGAGCTCACCCTCTATGATAAGGATGTCCTGGACAGTGACCAGCTCTCCCTGCTACTGTTTGACCTGAGGAGCCTCCAGCCTGGCCAACCCTACAGACATACCTTCCTACTCAACCACCAG GATTCCCAAGAGCTGCAGGTGGAATTTTTTCTGGAGCACAG CCAGGTGCCTGCATCTGAAGTCATCACCAACGGGGTCCTGGTG GCTCACCCCTGTCTGAGAATCCAGGGTACCCTCGGGGAAGATGGCACAGCCCCACCTCGAGAGTATG GCTCTAGGCATATTCGGCTGACAGTGCCTGGGGCCTACGAGAAGCCACAGCTCTTGCCCCTGCAACCCCGCAAAGAGGGAGGCCTCCCAGCCACCTTCACCTTTCACGTGAATCCAGTGATCAGCTCCAGGCTGGATGTGGAGCTGGGGGAGAAGCTCACAGTCCTGCAG AGTGGCCCAAGTGCTGAACTGGAGACCCAGACCAGCAAGCTGGGCGAGGGGGGCATCCTGCTCTCTTCTTTGGTCTTAGGCCAGGAGAAACAGCGTTTCGTGGCCCTGGGGGAG GACCAGGAGGTGGTTCTGAGTATGAAGGCAGAAATGAG GTGCATCTCCACCCTCTACCAGGACCCAGCCTGGTCCCAGGTGGCCTTGCAGGGCCCCATTGAGCGTGCCCAGGCTCGGGTCTGCAGCAGTAAGATGGGGGCAATGTCCCCGGAGCGCCTGCAGTACTACACCCAGGAACTGGGGAGCCTGGAAGGCAGCGGCCACAGTGTTTCTCTCATCGACCTCTGGGGTCTCCTCATTGAATATTTCCTCTACCAGGAG gaAAACCCCGCCAGGCTGTCTGACCAGCAGGAGGCTGTCAGCCAGGGCCAGAACCCTTACCCGATCTACGCCAGCATCAATGTCCGTACCAACATCAGCGGGGAGGACTTTGCAG AGTGGTGCGAGTTCACCCCCCATGAGGTCGGTTTCCCCAAGTATGGGGCTTATGTCCCAACTGAGCTCTTTGGCTCTGAGTTCTTCATGGGGCATCTGCTGCAGCCCCGGCCCGAGCCCCGGATCTGCTACCTGCAGG GTATGTGGGGAAGTGCCTTTGCAGCCAGCGTGGATGAGATCTTCCTGAAGACTGCTGGCTCGGGCCTCAGCTTCCTAGACGGGCACAGAGGGAAGGTAAACATCACAG ATGACTGCCAGAAGCTCCAGCTGCATGACCCCACACGTCTGCGAACCAGGCTCTTCACCCCCCAGGGCCCCTTCTCCCAGGCTGTGCTGGACATATTCACCTCCCGCTTTACCTCCGCAGAGAACTTTAATTTCACCAGGGGCCTCTGCCTACACAAAGACTATGTAGCTGGCCGGGAGTTCGTGGCCTGGAAAG CTACGCACCCTGACGCCTTCCCCAACCAGCTCACTCCCATGCGGGACTGCCTGTGCCTGGTGGATGGGGGCTTTGCCATCAACTCTCCGTTCCCCCTGAACCTGCTGCCCCAGAGAGCGGTGGACCTCATTCTGTCCTTTGACTACTCCCTGGAGGCCCCTTTTGAG gTCTTACAGATGACAGAGAAGTACTGCCTGGACCGAGGCATCCCCTTCCCAAGGATTGAGGTGCTCCCTGAGGACTTGGAGGAGCCCCGTGAGTGCTACCTGTTCACCGAGGCCGAGGACCCCCGCTCACCCATTGTGCTGCACTTCCCCCTTGTCAACCGTACCTTCCGCACACACCTGGCACCAG GTGTGGAGCGACAAACACCTGAGGAGAAGGCCCGTGGGGACTTTGCCGTCAACGGGTCAGACACGCCCTATGGCATGATGAACTTCACCTATGAACCTGAGGAGTTTGAGCGGCTGGTGGCTCTGAGTCGCTACAATGTTCTGAACAACGCAGAGACCATGAGGCAGGCCCTCCGGCTGGCTCTGGAGCAGCGGCAGGCTGGGGACAGGGCCGGAGGCTGA